CTTTTTACTCTAATCACTGCAATGCTGCTGGGCATTTACAGTGTTTCGATCTATTATTCATCCAAGGAAGCCAGAGAGAAATCTTTTTACAGCGAACTTCAGAATGAAGCGATTGCCAAAGCTGATTTATTTTTCCGAAGTTCACTTCCCGAACAGGAAATGCATAAACTTTATAAAAACAATACCAGAACTCTTAATGAAGTTCAGGTTGCGATTTATGATGTAGATAAGAAGCTGGTGTACCACGATGATGCCAAAGTAGATTATGTAAAGGAAACTCCGGAAATGCTTTCTGAGATTTTTCAGAAGAAGAGAATTGATTTCTTTCTCAATGATCTTCAGGTAATCGGGATGGTATATCATTTCGAAGGAAAAACTTACGCGGTAACGGCTGCGGCATATGACCAATACGGATATGATTATCTGACTCACCTTCTTACCATCAGTATTATTTCATTTTTCATTATTCTGATTTTGATTTATCTGGCCGGAATATTTCTTTCCAAGAAAGCATTGAGCCCAGTCAGTGAAATGGTTACTCAGATTAAAAAAATTACAGCAGGAAAACTTCAGTTGCGCCTAAAAACAACAAAGGAAAAAGATGAACTAAATGAGCTTGCCCAAAATTTCAATGGAATGCTGGAAAGACTCGAAAATTCTTTTGATTCGCAAAAACATTTTGTTTCCAATATCTCCCACGAATTAAGAACTCCTCTGGCCGCCATTATTACTGAGCTGGAACTGGCTTCTGCAAAAGATAAAACCAAAGAAGAATACAAGGAAACCATCCAATATGCACTGGAAGATGCCCGAAATATGGTAACCCTTTCCAATAGTTTGATGGATCTTGCCAAAGCGAGCTATGATCCCAATGAGATCAGTTTTTCGGAAGTGCGTCTGGATGAAGTTCTTCTGGAATCTTATACTAAAATCACAAAAGAAAACCCAGGATATAAAGTTTCGCTAAACATAGAAGATTCAGTAGAAGAACATCAGCTTATTATTCAAGGCAATGAATACCTTCTTCAGGTTGCTTTTAATAATCTTATTGATAATGCCTGCAAATATTCACCGGAACATACCTGTTTGATAGATATAAAAGCTAATTCAAAAATTCTTTTAATACATTTTACGAATACAGGAAATGTTATCAGTGAAGAGGATCTAAAGCATATCTTCGAGCCATTTTACAGAAGCGAAACTTCAAAACAGGAAAAAGGTCACGGGATAGGATTATTTCTCACCGAAAAAATCATTCTGCTCCATCACGCAAAAATCAACGTTGAATCAGAACATAATAAAACTGTTTTTACAATAGTATTTGTGATAAATAAATTAATTGGTCAGAAACTTCATTCAAATTGACTTGAACCTTAACCTTCTTAAAACCTTCATTTACTTAATGATTCGCTTCTCTAATCATGAGAAAGAGATTTTTTATTGAAAACAGTAGTTCCAATACTGGCCGCAATCACACAGGCAATAGAAATCCATTGTAAAAAAGATAATTCCTCAGCAAGAAAAACCAATCCGGAAAGTGCTGCAAATGCAGGTTCCAGACTCATCAGAATACTGAACGTTTTTGCCGGAAGTCTTTTCAAAGCCATTATTTCCAATGAAAAGGGCAATGCACTTGAAAGAATAGCCACGCCAAGCCCTTTTACGAAAATCGTTGGAGTAAGATTGAAAACAGCGCCATCCCATATGGCAAATTAAATAATTATATAAAATACTGATTATTAAACTTTTACAAACACAAACATAAAATAATCTGAAATTTATTTGAAATTTCAATTTTTAATTTTTATTACTTTGGTGTTCTGGAATCTTTCCTTATCCACTCAATGCCTACTAAAGGATGGTCTTTTGTAAGGATTAAATCCGGTTTTATAGGTTTTTTTAATACTATCTGTGTTTCCTGCTTTTTTCCGACTGAAATACCCCTTAAAACTATTTCAAAAGTCACCTGTTCGCCTACGTTCAGGAATCCTGCTCTGAATGCAAGCTTGTTGTAACAATACACATCTAGAACCTGCGATTTTTCAAAAGAGTTTATGCGAATGATTCTCTCTGTTAAACCATCCTTTTCTGTTTCTAAAAAAATCTTTAAAACTGTTCCGGATATTTGCATAATTAAATTTACAACTTTCCGGCAAAGCAAAATAAGTAAAGCGACAGAACTTGACGCATTAAAAAAGTTATCCACAAAAAATCCCCGGATTTCTCCGAGGATAAAAAATGAATTTAAAAATAAAAACGGACTATACATTAATATTGTTATATAGTCCGTTTGATGTTAAATTAGCTGCTTGTGCAAACTTTTCACAAATTAGTGAGAATATTTTACCATTTACTATTAAAATTTGTTTGTTTTTAATTATAATAGATTATAGTGTTTTAATACGTCAAGTTTTGTCGCTGCCTAGCTTGATATTTGTTGAAAAGTAATAAAAGTTAAAATATTGTTTTTTTGAACTAATTCACTACTTTTGCAAACTTTTTGCTTTTTGAGTAAATAATTGTATATTTAAAAAAAATAAATGCTATGTATAACTGCTTTGATGTTGCAAAACAATTTCTAAAGTTAGCTAAAGAAGACGGAGAGGTCCTAGAGCCAATGAAGCTTCTTAAGCTTACTTATATTGCGCACGGTTGGTATCTTGGCTTTTACGATAAGCCTTTGATAAAAAATAGTGTACAGGCTTGGAAATATGGCCCTGTAATACCCGAGTTATACCATGTCACTAAGCGTTTTGGCCACGGTAATGTAGATATTGAAATTGTTGATTTATATTCAGAAAACAAACTATCTAACCAAGACAGGACTTTCTTAAAAACTATCTGGAACGCCTATAAAGGATTTACTGGACTACAACTTTCTACTAAAACACATATGGATAATACTCCGTGGAAAGAAGCTTATGACCCGAAAGTGTATCATAAAGTTATTACTAACGAAATAATTAAAGAGCATTACAAAAAACTAATTGATGAGCGAAGATAATACAACGCCAAACAACCATGAAAACCCAACTTCAGAAGAAGTAACCGAATTTTTTAATGAATTTAATCCGGAAGATGAAGCACCTGGAGAAGAGGAAATAAGTGAAGCTTCTGGAGAACTGATTGTCGATACAGATACTTCCACTGATTCTAGTAACTTTATTAAGCACGAGGAACTAAGATTAAAAGTTTTAGAGTTTAAACTCAAGAAAAAAACTCAACTAAAAGAAAGTCATTCAAAATTCAAGGATAAAAAAAACGAACGAAAACTGAGAAAAGAAAATGCTAAAAAAGCCTTTTGGTTCTCTAGCATATGGGCTGTATTTATTGCTTTTTTTATACTCTTACACGGCTTCAAAGATTTTAAGATACCTCTTATTTTTAAGACCATACACTTACAATTTAAAATCACAGAAGCTGAGTTTATGTTTGTATGTGGAACACTTACAGCGTCCATTCTAATTTTCTACCTCACAGTAATAAAAAATTTATTCCCCAACAAAATAGAAGACAAGCAGACATCGGAAAAAAAAGATAATTAAAGCCTCACTTAGAGGCAATTTTTATTTAGAATTTTTCCCAAGCAAAGTGCATCCAGTCATAATTCTTTTCACGTCCAAGGCTTACAAAACCATGCTTATAGAATATATCAATCATAGGCTTATATTCCGGACGTGCAAATCTAGCCGTTATGGCTGTTTCTTTTAATTTGTTCCTGGCTGGGTCAAGGTCAATAGCAAGTCCCCAGGCGTGCACGGAATAACATACCCCTCCTCTCTTTTGGCGGAAATTAAAACATCCACCGTACAAATCGATTCCAAGCTCCTTTAATCTTTCATATCCGTAAAATCCCAAAAGATCATTAAAAATCGCCTTTAATGGCTCAGCAATATCTTTATGGCAAGATATTTTTTTAACTGATTTTTCGACATCCCAAGCAATGCGCATTGGATATGGCAAATCAATGGTTAC
The nucleotide sequence above comes from Chryseobacterium sp. 7. Encoded proteins:
- a CDS encoding ATP-binding protein — encoded protein: MKIRTRLTLLFTLITAMLLGIYSVSIYYSSKEAREKSFYSELQNEAIAKADLFFRSSLPEQEMHKLYKNNTRTLNEVQVAIYDVDKKLVYHDDAKVDYVKETPEMLSEIFQKKRIDFFLNDLQVIGMVYHFEGKTYAVTAAAYDQYGYDYLTHLLTISIISFFIILILIYLAGIFLSKKALSPVSEMVTQIKKITAGKLQLRLKTTKEKDELNELAQNFNGMLERLENSFDSQKHFVSNISHELRTPLAAIITELELASAKDKTKEEYKETIQYALEDARNMVTLSNSLMDLAKASYDPNEISFSEVRLDEVLLESYTKITKENPGYKVSLNIEDSVEEHQLIIQGNEYLLQVAFNNLIDNACKYSPEHTCLIDIKANSKILLIHFTNTGNVISEEDLKHIFEPFYRSETSKQEKGHGIGLFLTEKIILLHHAKINVESEHNKTVFTIVFVINKLIGQKLHSN
- a CDS encoding Panacea domain-containing protein, whose product is MYNCFDVAKQFLKLAKEDGEVLEPMKLLKLTYIAHGWYLGFYDKPLIKNSVQAWKYGPVIPELYHVTKRFGHGNVDIEIVDLYSENKLSNQDRTFLKTIWNAYKGFTGLQLSTKTHMDNTPWKEAYDPKVYHKVITNEIIKEHYKKLIDERR
- a CDS encoding M15 family metallopeptidase, coding for MKTTSQYIKRFGFPNETGSGYLVTIDLPYPMRIAWDVEKSVKKISCHKDIAEPLKAIFNDLLGFYGYERLKELGIDLYGGCFNFRQKRGGVCYSVHAWGLAIDLDPARNKLKETAITARFARPEYKPMIDIFYKHGFVSLGREKNYDWMHFAWEKF